A DNA window from Pseudarthrobacter sp. W1I19 contains the following coding sequences:
- a CDS encoding alpha/beta hydrolase, whose amino-acid sequence MAERLDVEFTAEGGIKLRAWLYLPDGPGPHPAITMAHGYAGTRAHGLAAYASRFAANGFVVLVHDHRNFGASEGEPRHDINPWQQVKDWRRALTYLESRPEVDASRIGLWGSSYSGGHALVLGATEQRLKAVVSQVPAINGHVAGSRRAVGDAKTALEQSFIDDERDQAAGKAPRMIAVVSSDPSQPAAYRLPSAVAFYTQPGPEEYGWDNTVTLQSTRAARLYEPGVWASRVSPKPLLFIVAEDDELTGTDLALEAYEQAQEPKSLVMLPGGHFEPYVENFEDSSSAALTWFQQHL is encoded by the coding sequence ATGGCAGAACGACTCGATGTTGAATTCACGGCCGAAGGCGGCATCAAGCTTCGCGCTTGGCTCTACCTCCCGGATGGTCCCGGACCCCATCCCGCCATCACCATGGCCCACGGATATGCCGGCACACGCGCCCACGGACTCGCCGCGTATGCCTCCCGCTTTGCAGCCAACGGATTTGTGGTCCTGGTCCACGACCACCGGAATTTCGGAGCCAGCGAGGGGGAACCCCGCCACGACATCAACCCTTGGCAGCAGGTCAAGGACTGGCGCCGGGCACTGACCTACCTCGAGAGCCGGCCTGAAGTAGACGCATCCCGCATAGGTCTTTGGGGATCCAGCTACTCCGGCGGGCACGCCCTGGTTCTGGGAGCTACGGAGCAGCGGCTCAAGGCGGTGGTGTCCCAGGTGCCCGCTATCAATGGCCATGTGGCGGGTTCCCGCCGCGCGGTAGGCGATGCCAAGACGGCCCTGGAACAGTCCTTCATAGACGACGAACGGGACCAGGCCGCGGGTAAGGCACCCAGAATGATCGCGGTGGTGAGCAGTGACCCTAGCCAGCCTGCCGCGTACCGGCTGCCCTCCGCCGTCGCCTTCTACACACAGCCCGGCCCGGAAGAATACGGCTGGGACAACACCGTCACGTTGCAGTCCACCCGTGCCGCGCGGCTCTACGAGCCCGGGGTCTGGGCCTCAAGGGTGTCGCCGAAGCCGCTGCTCTTCATCGTCGCTGAAGACGATGAACTGACCGGCACGGACCTGGCCCTTGAAGCCTACGAACAGGCCCAGGAGCCCAAATCCCTCGTGATGCTTCCGGGCGGCCACTTCGAGCCGTACGTCGAGAACTTCGAAGACTCAAGTTCGGCCGCCCTCACCTGGTTTCAGCAGCATCTCTAA
- a CDS encoding MBL fold metallo-hydrolase — translation MAPTTELAYDVFVSGTLPQTGRGTLPNGEPRIWSPLSSTLISGQENAVLVDPPMTVHQTRSVGDWVEASGKNLSHIYITHGHGDHWFGAGPLVERFPGVTVLATPGTLQEMATHGSPGFRSSFWDSIFPDQIPPTTTVTQPIEGGSFELEGHELRIVEVGHTDTDNTTMLFVPSTGLLVAGDAVYNGVHPYLTESQDGGIDSWLRALDIAESLEPRFVVAGHKNPALPDLPAQIQETRGYLQDASKLLAEEPTPEEFFSAMLALHPDRINPGALWGAALKLLG, via the coding sequence ATGGCACCCACAACCGAGCTGGCTTACGACGTCTTTGTCTCCGGCACTCTGCCCCAAACCGGACGAGGGACACTCCCGAACGGGGAGCCCCGCATCTGGTCGCCGCTGTCCTCAACCCTGATCTCCGGACAGGAGAACGCCGTGCTGGTTGACCCGCCCATGACAGTCCACCAGACAAGGAGTGTCGGGGACTGGGTTGAGGCATCGGGAAAGAACCTCAGCCACATCTACATCACCCACGGCCACGGTGACCACTGGTTCGGCGCAGGACCCCTCGTGGAGCGGTTTCCGGGGGTGACAGTTCTGGCAACCCCGGGAACGCTCCAGGAAATGGCGACGCACGGGTCCCCCGGGTTCCGATCCTCTTTCTGGGACTCGATTTTCCCTGACCAGATTCCGCCCACCACCACGGTGACCCAGCCCATCGAGGGTGGATCCTTTGAACTGGAGGGACATGAACTGCGGATTGTTGAAGTAGGACATACTGACACCGACAACACCACCATGCTGTTCGTCCCCTCCACGGGGCTCCTGGTGGCCGGGGACGCCGTCTACAACGGGGTCCACCCGTACCTGACGGAGTCGCAGGATGGGGGCATCGATTCGTGGCTGCGGGCGCTTGATATCGCCGAGAGTCTGGAGCCGCGTTTCGTGGTGGCCGGGCACAAGAACCCCGCATTACCGGACCTGCCCGCTCAGATCCAGGAAACGCGCGGCTACCTGCAGGACGCATCGAAGCTCCTGGCCGAGGAACCAACGCCGGAGGAGTTCTTCTCGGCAATGCTGGCGCTTCATCCTGATCGGATCAACCCCGGCGCGTTGTGGGGTGCGGCCCTGAAACTGCTGGGCTGA
- a CDS encoding MFS transporter, producing MAMANEASKTTDLRTSHFSRLTVQELLNQAPLGNRRRVIILLGFLTMTLEGVEIGLWGFVYPQIVTQWGTSLATVTTMVTLGVVGLTVGSMVAGPLSDQIGRRLPIIVGTAGFGLATLGGALAQNDLTLGIFRVVACLFLGAVMPLVITLVAEFAPENRKAAIVAITFTGFPLGTVITGFLASAIMPILGWHWLLGTGTLLALILLPALLWGLPESTVFMIRRGGRTENVTKVLSAIIPGFDMTTIDLAGVPPTAGAKPVGGVRAVLSRKLVVVSLLIWLCYFICAAVVYMFLNYLPLIVKQLNIDAAGAGSVVSLFGLGGVIGALAIGFAMEKLGKFVSLGAAFTLAAGAAWILASVNLTLPLLLVLGFSIGVVLVGANSGMNALSTSVFPTEARATGVSWMHSFGKAGSIVSGLLGGLMLGAGWDVAQIFLALAIPLLAGAAAVGAVKAMTTRRSRATA from the coding sequence ATGGCAATGGCCAATGAGGCGTCAAAGACGACCGACCTCCGGACCTCACATTTCTCCCGCTTGACGGTTCAGGAACTACTAAATCAAGCACCGCTGGGCAACAGGCGGCGGGTGATCATCCTGCTCGGGTTCCTGACGATGACCCTGGAGGGAGTTGAAATCGGCTTATGGGGATTTGTCTACCCCCAGATCGTCACCCAATGGGGTACGTCGCTGGCAACAGTCACAACCATGGTCACACTGGGAGTGGTGGGACTTACCGTCGGTTCGATGGTCGCAGGGCCACTCTCTGACCAGATCGGCCGAAGGCTCCCAATCATCGTGGGCACGGCCGGGTTCGGCCTCGCCACCCTAGGGGGCGCGCTGGCACAAAACGACCTGACATTAGGAATCTTCCGCGTAGTGGCATGCCTGTTCCTGGGAGCTGTTATGCCCCTCGTCATCACTTTGGTAGCCGAGTTCGCCCCTGAAAATCGGAAGGCGGCAATCGTTGCCATCACGTTCACCGGTTTCCCATTAGGGACAGTGATCACCGGCTTCCTGGCGTCTGCCATTATGCCCATCTTGGGCTGGCACTGGCTGCTCGGAACCGGAACACTCCTGGCCTTGATTCTCCTGCCAGCATTGCTGTGGGGCCTGCCCGAATCCACCGTCTTCATGATTCGACGGGGAGGACGGACAGAAAACGTGACGAAGGTATTGAGCGCAATCATCCCCGGTTTCGACATGACGACAATCGACCTCGCAGGCGTTCCTCCCACCGCCGGTGCCAAGCCGGTTGGCGGCGTGAGGGCCGTGCTCTCCAGGAAACTGGTGGTCGTGTCGCTGCTGATCTGGCTTTGCTACTTCATCTGTGCCGCGGTGGTCTACATGTTCCTGAACTACCTGCCGCTCATCGTCAAGCAACTCAATATCGACGCCGCGGGGGCAGGTAGTGTGGTGTCGCTGTTCGGCCTCGGCGGCGTCATTGGAGCCCTGGCCATCGGCTTCGCCATGGAGAAGCTCGGGAAATTTGTATCCCTCGGAGCAGCCTTCACACTGGCCGCCGGAGCTGCCTGGATCCTTGCTTCCGTCAATCTGACCTTGCCCCTGCTGCTTGTCCTGGGCTTCAGCATCGGCGTCGTGCTGGTGGGAGCCAACAGCGGCATGAACGCACTCAGCACCTCGGTTTTCCCCACTGAGGCACGCGCAACCGGTGTGTCCTGGATGCACAGCTTCGGCAAGGCCGGTTCGATCGTCAGCGGTTTACTGGGTGGATTGATGCTGGGTGCAGGATGGGATGTCGCCCAGATCTTCCTGGCCCTGGCCATCCCGCTCCTGGCTGGAGCTGCAGCCGTGGGTGCAGTCAAGGCGATGACCACACGTCGTTCGCGCGCAACCGCATGA
- a CDS encoding 2-keto-3-deoxygluconate permease: MSVPIKATMEKVPGGMMLIPLLIGALLATFAPDSAKFFGSFTGALFTGGTTILAVFYVCMGASIDIKATPYILKKGGVLFGSKVLFAVIIGVVAGRFLGELPIDGGLLTGLSVLAILAALNDTNGGMYMALMGQYGKPKDVAAYSVMTLESGPFLTMVTLGVAGLSAFPWQALVGAIIPLLLGVLLGTLDPAMRKFLSSAAPVLIPFFALALGFGLNLGQVLNAGLLGVALGLFVLIVGGAVLFFADKLTGGSGIAGLAAATTAGNAATVPMLVAAANPAYLPAAGPATVLVAASVVVTAIGCPLVVAWYAKRLKNKEAAASPEVSAAV; the protein is encoded by the coding sequence ATGTCTGTCCCCATCAAGGCCACCATGGAAAAAGTCCCTGGCGGCATGATGCTGATCCCGCTGCTGATCGGCGCCCTTCTGGCCACCTTCGCACCGGACTCCGCTAAATTCTTCGGTTCGTTCACCGGCGCACTCTTCACCGGCGGCACCACCATCCTTGCCGTTTTCTACGTGTGCATGGGCGCAAGCATCGATATCAAAGCCACCCCCTACATCCTCAAAAAGGGCGGCGTCCTCTTCGGCAGCAAGGTCCTGTTCGCTGTGATCATCGGCGTCGTTGCCGGCCGGTTCCTGGGCGAACTTCCCATCGACGGCGGGCTGCTTACAGGCCTGTCAGTCCTGGCCATCCTGGCAGCCCTCAATGACACCAACGGCGGAATGTACATGGCCCTCATGGGCCAGTACGGAAAGCCGAAGGACGTTGCTGCCTACTCCGTTATGACGCTCGAATCCGGGCCCTTCCTGACGATGGTCACCCTGGGCGTGGCCGGCTTGTCTGCCTTCCCGTGGCAGGCTCTTGTCGGCGCCATCATCCCCCTGCTCCTCGGAGTCCTGCTGGGCACCCTTGACCCGGCCATGCGCAAGTTCCTTTCCTCTGCAGCCCCCGTTCTTATTCCGTTCTTCGCCCTCGCCCTCGGCTTCGGCCTGAACCTGGGACAGGTGCTCAATGCGGGCCTGCTCGGCGTGGCTCTTGGCCTGTTCGTTCTCATCGTCGGCGGCGCTGTGCTGTTCTTCGCAGACAAGCTGACCGGAGGCTCAGGCATTGCCGGCCTGGCGGCGGCCACCACTGCAGGCAACGCGGCAACAGTCCCCATGCTGGTAGCCGCAGCCAACCCTGCTTACCTCCCCGCTGCCGGACCCGCCACCGTGCTGGTTGCCGCTTCCGTGGTAGTCACCGCCATCGGGTGCCCCCTGGTGGTGGCCTGGTACGCCAAGCGCCTCAAGAACAAAGAAGCCGCAGCATCACCCGAGGTGTCTGCAGCAGTATGA
- a CDS encoding four-carbon acid sugar kinase family protein, translating into MNTSAAPRWAIIADDLTGAADAAAAYGPTHTSSVILDVDCTWPEAEILSVNTESRYLAAEEAASAVTSAVGRALGQNRRIFKKIDSLLRGNVGAEVAATLAQLTHGHGKGLAVVAPAFPATGRTTEGGIVHVGGVQNTEGSFGGDVAGALAAGGLTVEAAGVAGRNPEELAWHLREVQERGTDAVVLDAASDDDLETIAAAADLLDFPALLVGSGGLAGHIAAREDGTAARNAQERHIIRTLTVIGSYSGLARQQTEALVDAGAEHITLDHAALDDPEVPRRVAEAMAWTDVVLTPDPMATVDKSQAFVVAEALARATAAGIGHCDALVLTGGETATAVLKALGAGSFTVLGEIEAGVVMSLLPDPLPLLVTKAGAFGDAGTLARTKQFLTGTTTEMSIK; encoded by the coding sequence ATGAACACCTCCGCAGCTCCGCGCTGGGCAATCATCGCCGACGACCTCACGGGAGCGGCAGATGCTGCCGCAGCCTACGGACCCACACACACCAGTTCCGTAATCCTCGACGTCGACTGCACCTGGCCTGAGGCAGAGATCCTTTCGGTCAACACGGAGAGCCGCTACCTGGCCGCGGAGGAGGCAGCCTCGGCTGTCACCTCCGCCGTGGGGCGCGCCCTGGGGCAGAACCGCCGGATCTTCAAAAAGATCGATTCGTTGCTTCGAGGCAATGTGGGCGCAGAGGTCGCGGCAACACTGGCGCAGCTTACACATGGCCACGGCAAGGGCCTCGCCGTTGTTGCTCCCGCCTTCCCGGCCACGGGCAGGACCACCGAGGGCGGCATCGTCCACGTGGGCGGCGTTCAGAACACTGAAGGAAGCTTTGGCGGCGACGTCGCCGGGGCGCTGGCTGCCGGTGGATTAACCGTCGAGGCAGCCGGCGTGGCCGGACGTAACCCCGAGGAACTGGCCTGGCACCTTCGCGAGGTGCAGGAACGGGGAACTGACGCCGTCGTACTGGACGCTGCTTCCGATGACGACCTGGAAACCATCGCGGCCGCTGCAGACCTGCTGGACTTTCCGGCACTCCTGGTGGGATCCGGCGGACTGGCGGGGCACATTGCTGCGCGTGAAGACGGAACGGCTGCGCGGAATGCGCAGGAGCGGCACATAATCCGCACCCTGACCGTGATCGGCAGCTACTCGGGCCTTGCCCGGCAGCAAACCGAGGCACTTGTTGACGCCGGCGCTGAACACATCACGCTGGACCACGCCGCGCTGGACGATCCGGAAGTTCCCCGCCGGGTTGCCGAGGCGATGGCCTGGACGGACGTGGTACTGACGCCGGATCCGATGGCCACCGTGGACAAGTCGCAGGCATTTGTGGTGGCAGAGGCTCTGGCCCGCGCCACCGCTGCCGGCATCGGACACTGCGACGCCCTCGTCCTCACGGGCGGCGAAACGGCCACAGCGGTCCTGAAGGCCCTGGGCGCCGGCAGCTTCACCGTCCTCGGGGAGATTGAAGCCGGCGTCGTCATGAGCCTGCTGCCCGACCCCCTCCCCCTGCTGGTCACCAAGGCCGGCGCTTTCGGGGACGCCGGTACGCTGGCCCGGACCAAACAATTTCTTACTGGCACAACGACTGAAATGAGTATCAAATAA
- the pdxA gene encoding 4-hydroxythreonine-4-phosphate dehydrogenase PdxA — protein MGRPIVAITMGDAAGIGPEIIVKALADNELRSKARMLVIGDLRRLKLAADIVASPLTLRKVAEPSEALFEEGTIDVLDIDCIPEDLAWGELSAAAGHGSYLFIEKAVQLAMDRQVDAICTGPLNKAALHAAGHKYPGHTELLAELTGTEEVSMMLTAPKMRVIHVTTHIGLIDAIAKINGDLVYRTIKRGHELLQASGIENPKIAVCAINPHAGENGLFGYGEEAEKIQPGIEKAQADGINAFGPLPADTLFFLAGRGDFDLVVAQYHDQGHGPVKVLGLENGVNITVGLPVVRTSVDHGTAFDIAGKNIADHESLLEALRQAVDLAPAREEAH, from the coding sequence ATGGGACGCCCGATTGTTGCCATCACCATGGGCGATGCGGCCGGCATCGGTCCGGAGATCATCGTCAAGGCCCTGGCTGACAACGAACTGCGGTCGAAAGCCCGCATGCTCGTCATCGGCGACCTCCGCCGGCTGAAGCTCGCCGCGGACATCGTCGCCAGCCCGCTGACCCTGCGCAAGGTCGCGGAACCGTCGGAGGCCCTGTTCGAGGAGGGCACCATCGACGTGCTGGACATCGACTGCATCCCGGAGGACCTCGCGTGGGGCGAACTCTCCGCGGCAGCCGGACACGGTTCCTACCTCTTCATTGAGAAGGCTGTTCAGCTGGCCATGGACCGCCAGGTGGACGCCATCTGCACGGGCCCGCTGAACAAGGCCGCCCTGCACGCCGCCGGCCACAAGTACCCGGGCCACACCGAACTCCTCGCCGAACTGACCGGCACCGAGGAGGTTTCCATGATGCTGACCGCTCCGAAGATGCGCGTCATCCACGTGACCACCCACATTGGCCTGATCGATGCGATCGCCAAGATCAACGGTGACCTGGTCTACCGGACCATCAAGCGTGGACACGAACTGCTGCAGGCCTCCGGCATCGAAAACCCGAAGATCGCGGTGTGCGCCATCAACCCGCACGCCGGCGAGAACGGACTGTTCGGCTATGGCGAAGAGGCCGAGAAGATCCAGCCGGGCATCGAGAAGGCCCAGGCTGACGGCATCAACGCCTTCGGCCCGCTTCCGGCCGACACCCTGTTCTTCCTCGCCGGCCGCGGCGACTTCGACCTGGTGGTAGCCCAGTACCACGACCAGGGCCACGGCCCGGTCAAGGTCCTCGGCCTGGAGAACGGCGTCAACATCACCGTGGGCCTGCCCGTGGTGCGCACGTCCGTTGACCACGGCACCGCCTTCGACATCGCGGGCAAGAACATCGCCGACCACGAGTCCCTTCTTGAGGCGCTGCGGCAGGCAGTGGACCTGGCGCCGGCGCGGGAAGAGGCGCACTAA
- a CDS encoding DeoR/GlpR family DNA-binding transcription regulator: protein MLSANARREEIYHLAVTTGLASVEELSARFEVTASTIRRDLALLNGQGRLARTYGGAMALGAHPEASLRQRTGEAFEQKHAIAKWAASVIRPGENILLDAGSTVGALAHELRGFEKLSVTTPGINTLQELAESEGVEVDCLGGRLRSVSQSFVGPLAEAALERMSFDRVFLGADAVTAEDGICEADHAQTRLKELMARRGNAVYVLADSSKLGLRPFHAWARLGLPWTLVTDDGADPAQVQKFRDAGVEVEVAAVVTG from the coding sequence ATGCTGAGCGCAAACGCGCGGCGCGAGGAGATCTACCACCTTGCCGTGACCACCGGCCTGGCCTCCGTGGAGGAGCTCTCCGCCCGGTTCGAGGTGACGGCGTCCACCATCCGGCGCGACCTGGCTTTGCTGAACGGGCAGGGCCGGCTGGCCCGCACCTACGGTGGGGCCATGGCCTTGGGCGCGCACCCGGAGGCGTCGCTGCGGCAGCGCACCGGCGAGGCGTTCGAGCAGAAGCACGCCATCGCTAAGTGGGCGGCGTCCGTGATCCGGCCCGGGGAGAACATCCTGCTCGACGCCGGTTCCACCGTGGGTGCCCTGGCCCACGAACTGCGCGGGTTCGAGAAGCTGTCCGTGACCACCCCGGGTATCAACACCCTGCAGGAGCTCGCCGAGTCCGAGGGCGTCGAGGTGGACTGCCTGGGCGGCCGGCTGCGCAGCGTTTCGCAGAGCTTTGTGGGACCGCTGGCCGAGGCGGCACTGGAGCGGATGAGCTTCGACCGGGTGTTCCTGGGCGCCGACGCCGTCACCGCCGAGGACGGCATCTGCGAGGCCGACCACGCCCAAACCCGCCTCAAGGAACTCATGGCCCGCCGCGGCAACGCTGTGTATGTCCTGGCGGACTCCTCCAAGCTCGGGTTGCGGCCGTTCCACGCCTGGGCCCGCTTGGGCCTCCCCTGGACGCTAGTGACGGACGACGGCGCCGACCCGGCCCAGGTGCAGAAGTTCCGGGACGCGGGAGTTGAGGTTGAGGTGGCCGCGGTCGTTACTGGGTAA
- a CDS encoding glycosyltransferase, which produces MRVNVISESSFTVKGHGVHSVYKDNLKALRETPGLDVFSKIFAKSDVVHLHTAGPVAVLMMRYSATRSVVTAHLTPDSLVGSLAAGRLLARIARRYLRWFYSRADAVIALSAHMRDQLDDLGVTSPITVIPNAIFNSRMPRTISRMDARKAIAVDPDTKIVLSVGQLQPRKGIWTFHRCARLMPETLFIWVGAFPFGPLTASYWTMRRMLKSKPANVVHAGHLPREYVKTYYSAADVYFHPSYHELDPVAVLEAAASGLPLVLRDLECYRSAPTASYVLGTDSTFTEQLRSLCNDEGLRSRRADEAARWAASRPHERAAIALVSLYERLVQED; this is translated from the coding sequence ATGCGCGTTAATGTGATTTCAGAGTCGTCCTTTACGGTAAAGGGACACGGCGTTCACTCCGTATACAAGGACAATTTAAAAGCGCTCAGAGAAACCCCTGGACTTGATGTTTTCAGCAAAATTTTCGCAAAGTCCGACGTCGTTCATCTTCATACTGCAGGGCCTGTTGCCGTATTGATGATGCGGTACTCCGCCACTCGGAGTGTCGTGACAGCTCACTTGACTCCAGATTCTTTAGTCGGCAGTTTGGCGGCGGGCCGACTGCTCGCGCGAATCGCGCGCCGTTATCTACGTTGGTTCTACAGCAGAGCTGACGCGGTGATAGCTCTGAGCGCACACATGCGCGACCAGTTGGATGATCTAGGAGTGACCAGTCCAATCACGGTGATACCCAATGCAATTTTCAATTCGAGAATGCCTCGCACCATCTCGCGTATGGATGCAAGAAAAGCCATTGCTGTTGATCCGGACACAAAGATAGTACTTTCTGTCGGTCAATTGCAACCGCGCAAAGGCATATGGACATTCCATAGATGCGCTAGGCTCATGCCTGAGACACTGTTCATTTGGGTGGGGGCCTTTCCTTTTGGGCCTTTGACAGCCAGCTATTGGACGATGCGACGCATGTTGAAGTCGAAGCCAGCAAACGTCGTTCACGCCGGGCATCTACCTCGAGAGTATGTAAAGACTTACTATTCCGCAGCCGATGTTTACTTTCATCCCAGCTACCACGAGCTGGACCCGGTAGCCGTCCTCGAAGCTGCTGCTAGTGGTCTACCCCTCGTTCTGCGTGACTTGGAATGTTATCGGAGCGCCCCAACCGCAAGCTATGTTCTCGGTACGGACAGCACTTTCACCGAGCAGCTACGTTCGCTCTGTAACGACGAGGGTCTTCGGAGTCGTAGGGCTGACGAGGCTGCCCGATGGGCGGCCTCTCGGCCACATGAAAGAGCAGCGATAGCTCTGGTGTCGTTGTATGAGCGGCTGGTCCAGGAAGACTAA
- a CDS encoding glycosyltransferase, with translation MTNIQIECGVQLPRVGLFTDSAGPGYNGVNIAVAQLHEELRARGHFVAFVAPSDSKGKGRADKSWYALPSLRLPGMHPPVATGWGLFRCRRLLVQERLDVVHVHGVGLVSLFGIYFAQKNSLPLVVSWHTDLSSYLQHYGYLRPLVRLWRHVVTTICTHKPDQRMNCEDSDRRYGSDRQQCDLAIGTMILLNAADYVTAPSEKVANQLKHLGVTTPIKMIPSGADLRIPVLRSRVVDAPRRSHGHRFLYVGRITPEKGIALLLDAFSIVRHKVPNATMVLVGDYRNARRLRKRLRAAFNDSNITFVGEVERTALAEYYSNADSFVFPSTSDTQALVLHEAAQAGLPIVSVDTELLAVLRQNKNALICDATAASLAVAMTEMVALCSDSTYRNEASKVGKAMSFRYSKEQQAAATIDLYKSIIGQPDRHKRAESHAR, from the coding sequence GTGACCAACATCCAGATTGAGTGCGGGGTGCAGCTCCCGCGCGTAGGACTTTTCACGGACAGCGCCGGTCCCGGTTACAACGGTGTCAACATCGCCGTTGCGCAGCTTCATGAAGAGTTGCGGGCAAGGGGACATTTCGTAGCATTCGTGGCTCCTTCTGACTCTAAGGGCAAGGGAAGAGCTGATAAGTCTTGGTATGCACTTCCTTCTTTGCGGCTGCCGGGTATGCATCCGCCCGTAGCAACGGGCTGGGGACTATTTCGTTGCCGACGTCTGCTCGTCCAGGAGCGGCTGGATGTCGTGCACGTCCACGGTGTCGGACTAGTCAGTCTGTTTGGGATATATTTCGCGCAAAAAAATAGCTTGCCCTTGGTGGTCAGTTGGCACACGGACCTTTCGTCGTATCTTCAGCATTATGGCTACCTCCGCCCGCTGGTTCGTTTGTGGCGACATGTCGTCACCACCATTTGCACCCATAAGCCTGATCAAAGAATGAATTGCGAAGATTCTGACAGAAGGTATGGGAGTGACCGCCAGCAATGCGATTTGGCAATAGGAACCATGATCTTATTGAACGCTGCGGACTATGTGACGGCTCCATCGGAAAAGGTTGCTAACCAGCTCAAGCATCTTGGTGTCACGACTCCCATAAAGATGATCCCCTCCGGAGCGGATCTTCGTATACCTGTACTTCGTTCACGCGTGGTTGATGCTCCGCGCAGATCACACGGTCACCGTTTTCTGTATGTGGGACGAATAACGCCGGAAAAAGGAATCGCCCTCCTGTTGGACGCATTTTCGATAGTTCGCCATAAAGTGCCCAATGCCACTATGGTTCTTGTTGGCGATTATAGAAATGCCAGAAGGTTAAGGAAGCGGCTAAGGGCTGCTTTCAACGACAGTAACATCACATTTGTGGGGGAAGTAGAACGAACCGCGCTTGCTGAGTACTACAGCAACGCCGACTCATTCGTATTCCCTTCAACCTCTGACACGCAGGCTCTTGTTCTACATGAGGCCGCCCAAGCCGGACTTCCTATCGTCTCGGTGGATACAGAACTGCTAGCGGTCCTCCGGCAGAATAAGAACGCGCTGATATGTGATGCAACTGCCGCGTCATTGGCTGTTGCTATGACCGAGATGGTGGCATTATGTTCAGATTCCACATACAGGAATGAAGCCTCAAAAGTGGGGAAGGCAATGTCGTTTCGGTACTCGAAGGAACAGCAAGCCGCCGCGACCATTGATCTATATAAGTCAATAATCGGTCAGCCAGATAGACATAAGCGAGCAGAGTCGCATGCGCGTTAA
- a CDS encoding amidase family protein translates to MVIGKTNCPEFAFGAITESAVGGRTLNPRFPGSTAGGSSGGEAAVVAAGISALGLGTDYGGSLRWPAQCVGITALRPTPRIVPDLGIVPGAGGWYGVGNPAPPGARLQTATQAIGPLARSVRDLRTALAVLADLRPGVQSLAAGAGPGNIAVAWSDGSALGPVRREVSAMIASLAEQISPEVRTLTHVPDLFAGSLAAYNRLRPLDPMIDHAAAVASQEHLVIPANLDVIRRSMETDARELEAAFAESAQARSQDLAVFNTADIVLLPVAGGPACDVTGKLDIDGQSIFGWDIMGQCRAVTMVGAPVVSLPVALSSEGLPLSVQVVARPGADALALDFAEWLEGVTAVRSGGFP, encoded by the coding sequence GTGGTGATCGGGAAGACCAATTGCCCCGAGTTTGCGTTCGGTGCCATCACCGAGAGCGCCGTAGGGGGCCGGACGCTCAACCCGCGGTTTCCCGGCTCGACGGCGGGAGGTTCGAGCGGGGGAGAAGCTGCCGTCGTCGCTGCCGGCATTTCGGCACTCGGCTTGGGCACCGACTACGGCGGATCACTGCGGTGGCCGGCGCAATGCGTGGGTATCACCGCCCTGCGGCCCACCCCGCGCATCGTGCCCGACCTTGGAATCGTTCCGGGAGCGGGCGGTTGGTACGGGGTTGGCAACCCGGCCCCGCCCGGTGCCCGCCTTCAAACCGCCACTCAAGCCATAGGGCCGCTTGCGCGGTCCGTGCGGGACCTGCGGACAGCGCTCGCAGTGCTTGCGGATCTACGTCCCGGCGTTCAGAGCTTGGCGGCCGGGGCCGGCCCCGGCAACATCGCGGTGGCATGGAGTGACGGTTCGGCCTTGGGGCCGGTACGCCGTGAAGTGTCAGCGATGATCGCTTCTCTGGCGGAGCAGATCTCGCCGGAGGTCCGGACATTGACGCACGTACCGGATCTCTTTGCGGGATCACTGGCGGCCTATAACCGGCTCCGCCCTCTTGATCCGATGATTGATCATGCCGCGGCTGTCGCCAGCCAGGAGCACCTGGTTATCCCTGCGAATCTCGACGTCATCCGGCGTTCCATGGAAACTGACGCTCGCGAACTCGAAGCGGCTTTTGCCGAATCCGCACAGGCACGAAGCCAGGACTTGGCAGTCTTCAATACCGCTGACATCGTCCTCCTGCCGGTGGCCGGCGGTCCTGCATGCGACGTGACCGGAAAGCTGGACATCGACGGACAATCCATCTTTGGCTGGGACATCATGGGCCAATGCAGGGCCGTGACCATGGTTGGCGCACCTGTTGTTTCGCTGCCCGTCGCGTTGTCATCCGAGGGCCTGCCCCTGTCAGTCCAGGTTGTTGCACGCCCGGGCGCGGATGCGCTGGCGTTGGACTTTGCCGAATGGCTCGAGGGCGTCACCGCGGTGAGATCTGGCGGCTTCCCCTAA